The Acanthochromis polyacanthus isolate Apoly-LR-REF ecotype Palm Island chromosome 2, KAUST_Apoly_ChrSc, whole genome shotgun sequence genome contains a region encoding:
- the ulk3 gene encoding serine/threonine-protein kinase ULK3: MASTSSFAPPKLADFILTERLGSGTYATVYKAYRKGNSREVVAVKVVAKKTLNRSSTENLLTEIEILKTVRHPHIVQLKDFQWDAENIYLILEWCSGGDLSRFIRSRRILPERVARRFLQQIACALQFLHERNISHLDLKPQNILLSGSVLKLADFGFAQHMSPWDEQSVLRGSPLYMAPEMVCRRQYDSRVDLWSVGVILYEALFGRAPFASKSYAELEEKIRSNQPIELPPGARVSKDCRDLLLRLLERNPDARITFAEFFTHPFVDLEHMPSAESIVKAKELVLQAVQKDQEGERSAALFLYCSALEHFVPAIHYETDRQRKDALRQKVSQYVSRAEELKALVASDNRLSFEKARTSRDVLRGMSHDQPRLLAALEKSSTAIAKEESGSDDHEALDVYQQCLGELLLVLAAEPQGRRRELLHGEIKTLMSRAEYLKKHIKMQETQRDVSLDREPLADSVRSSCCLQ, translated from the exons ATGGCTTCAACTTCTAGCTTTGCTCCTCCAAAACTGGCAGACTTCATCCTCACCGAGCGGCTGGGCAGTGGCACCTATGCTACAGTGTATAAAGCCTACAGAAAG GGGAACAGTCGAGAGGTGGTAGCAGTGAAAGTAGTCGCGAAGAAGACTCTGAACAGGTCCTCTACAGAAAACCTCCTTACAGAGATTGAAATCCTGAAGACTGTGCGCCACCCTCATATTGTTCAGCTGAAAGACTTTCAG TGGGATGCTGAGAATATTTATCTGATCTTGGAATGGTGTTCTGGTGGAGATCTCTCCCGCTTCATTCGCAGTCGCAGGATTTTACCTGAGAGGGTGGCTCGGCGCTTCTTGCAGCAGATCG CCTGTGCCCTCCAGTTTCTTCATGAGCGAAATATCTCACACTTGGACTTGAAACCCCAGAATATTCTGCTCAGCGGCTCTGTCCTCAAACTAGCAG ATTTTGGTTTTGCGCAACACATGTCACCATGGGATGAGCAGAGTGTCCTGAGAGGATCTCCGCTCTACATGGCTCCAGAGATGGTGTGTCGGCGCCAGTATGACTCCAGGGTGGATCTCTGGTCAGTAGGAGTCATCCTCTACG AGGCGCTGTTTGGTCGAGCACCGTTTGCATCAAAATCATATGCTGAATTGGAGGAGAAGATCCGGAGCAATCAACCTATTGAG CTCCCTCCCGGGGCCAGGGTATCCAAGGACTGCAGGGACCTTCTGTTGCGGCTTTTGGAGAGAAATCCAGATGCCCGGATCACCTTTGCAGAGTTCTTCACCCACccttttgtggatctggagcaCATGCCAAGTGCAGAGAGTATAGTGAAAGCA AAAGAGCTGGTCCTGCAGGCCGTTCAGAAGGACCAGGAGGGGGAGAGGTCTGCTGCTCTCTTTCTTTACTGCAGTGCCCTTGAGCACTTTGTTCCTGCTATTCACT ATGAGACAGACCGACAACGTAAAGATGCCCTGAGGCAGAAG GTCAGCCAGTACGTGTCCAGAGCAGAGGAGCTGAAAGCCCTAGTAGCCTCAGACAACAGACTGAGCTTTGAAAAGGCACGGACTTCCAGGGATGTCCTCCGAG GAATGTCTCATGACCAACCACGACTGCTAGCTGCTCTGGAGAAGTCCTCTACTGCCATCGCTAAG GAGGAGAGCGGATCAGATGATCATGAGGCTCTGGATGTGTACCAACAGTGTTTAGGAGAGCTCTTATTGGTCCTAGCAG CCGAGCCCCAGGGCCGCAGGAGAGAGCTGCTCCACGGTGAG ATTAAAACCCTCATGAGCCGAGCTGAATACCTCAAAAAGCACATTAAG ATGCAGGAGACTCAGAGGGACGTTTCTCTGGATCGAGAACCTCTCGCAGATTCTGTCAGGAGCT CCTGCTGTCTGCAGTAA
- the tars3 gene encoding threonine--tRNA ligase 1, cytoplasmic — translation MAECLAARLAAQEEQIRLLTREISGLRDGLSRGLDAADVTIVSPELESLRTENEKLRYRLLHLRRGLQAELQLEETQGGRQQGGKCGKAPERNNSKPQQIHNGNDNRVETPSTKAADKSKKEKKQDKGQAAAGVKELNPWPGYVADRLSLYEQLKRESDALLAKKAADSKPITVELPDGQKVAGKAWVTTPYQLACDISQGLADNAVISRVNGALWDLDRPLEKDCSLEILCFDDEDAQAVYWHSSAHILGEAMERFYGGCLCYGPPIENGFYYDMFLDGQKGVSSAEFGDLEALCKTVVKEKQPFERLEISKETLLKMFKYNKFKCRILNEKVTTPTTTVYRCGPLIDLCRGPHVRHTGKIKAMKIYKNSSTYWEGRSDMETLQRIYGISFPDSKMLKEWERFQEEAKNRDHRKIGKDQELFFFHDLSPGSCFFMPRGAYIYNTLTEFIRDEYWRRGFQEVASPNIYNSKLWETSGHWQHYSENMFSFPVEDDIFALKPMNCPGHCLMFGHRPRSWRELPLRLADFGVLHRNELSGTLTGLTRVRRFQQDDAHIFCTMDQIESEMKGCLDFLRCVYDVFGFSFQLHLSTRPDKYLGDIAVWNQAEKQLENSLNEFGEPWKLNPGDGAFYGPKIDIKIKDAIGRYHQCATIQLDFQLPIRFNLTFVGKDGDDKARPVIIHRAILGSVERMIAILTENYAGKWPLWLSPRQVMLVPVNPSCENYAKKVCKQFSEAGFMAEADMDSSCLLNKKIRNAQLAQYNFILVVGEKEKMTNSVNVRTRDNKIHGELSVSEVMARLTLLKQSRCRSAEEEF, via the exons ATGGCGGAGTGCTTGGCTGCACGTTTAGCCGCTCAGGAGGAGCAGATTAGACTCCTTACCAGGGAAATCTCCGGTCTGCGGGATGGGCTAAGCCGAGGTCTGGACGCTGCCGATGTTACGATCGTGTCCCCGGAGCTGGAGAGTCTTCGGACGGAGAATGAGAAGCTCCGGTACCGACTGCTGCACCTCCGGCGGGGTCTGCAGGCggagctgcagctggaggagaCGCAGGGCGGGAGGCAGCAGGGGGGCAAGTGTGGCAAAGCTCCGGaaagaaacaacagcaaacCACAGCAGATACACAACGGAAATGATAATAGG GTGGAAACCCCCAGTACAAAAGCAGCTGATAAGAgcaagaaggagaagaagcagGATAAAGGACAAGCAGCTGCAGGAGTGAAAGAG ctGAATCCCTGGCCTGGATACGTTGCAGACCGCCTCAGCCTCTACGAGCAGCTGAAGAGAGAGAGTGATGCTCTGCTGGCAAAGAAAGCTGCAGACAGCAAACCAATTACTGTGGAGCTGCCAGATGGGCAGAAGGTGGCGGGCAAAGCTTGGGTCACCACACCGTATCAGCTGGCTTGTGATATCAG CCAGGGTCTGGCCGACAATGCTGTGATTTCTCGTGTGAACGGGGCGCTTTGGGACCTGGACAGACCTCTGGAGAAGGACTGCTCTCTTGAGATCTTGTGTTTTGATGATGAGGACGCTCAGGCT GTGTATTGGCACTCCAGCGCTCACATCCTGGGGGAAGCAATGGAGCGCTTTTATGGAGGTTGCCTGTGTTATGGACCCCCAATAGAGAATGGCTTCTACTATGACATGTTCCTGGATGGACAGAA GGGAGTATCCAGCGCTGAGTTTGGGGACCTCGAGGCTTTGTGTAAGACTGTAGTGAAGGAAAAACAGCCCTTTGAGAGGCTTGAGATCAGCAAGGAGACACTGCTGAAGATGTTCAAG TACAACAAATTCAAATGCCGCATTCTGAACGAGAAAGTCACCACCCCCACAACTACAGTCTACAG ATGTGGTCCTTTGATTGACCTGTGCAGAGGTCCTCATGTCAGACACACAGGCAAGATCAAAGCCATGAAGATTTATAAG AACTCCTCCACTTACTGGGAGGGCCGCTCCGACATGGAGACTCTACAAAGGATCTATGGGATTTCATTCCCAGACTCAAAGATGCTGAAGGAGTGGGAACGTTTTCAGGAGGAGGCCAAGAACAGAGACCATCGCAAGATTGGCAAA GATCAGGAGCTGTTCTTCTTCCATGATCTCAGTCCAGGCAGTTGTTTCTTTATGCCACGTGGAGCTTACATCTACAACACCCTCACAGAGTTCATCAGG gaTGAGTACTGGAGAAGAGGCTTTCAGGAAGTAGCCTCCCCCAACATCTATAACAGCAAACTGTGGGAGACATCTGGCCACTGGCAGCACTACAGTGAAAACATGTTCTCCTTCCCTGTTGAAGATGACATCTTTGCTCTGAAGCCAATGAACTGCCCTGGGCACTG TCTGATGTTCGGCCACAGGCCTCGTTCATGGCGAGAGCTTCCCCTGAGGCTGGCAGATTTCGGGGTCCTCCACAGAAATGAGCTGTCAGGAACACTAACTGGGCTGACCAGAGTTCGGCGCTTCCAGCAGGATGACGCTCACATTTTCTGCACGATGGATCAG ATCGAATCGGAGATGAAAGGTTGTCTGGACTTCCTCCGCTGTGTTTACGATGTGTTTGGATTCTCCTTCCAACTTCATCTCTCCACTCGTCCAGACAAGTATCTGGGGGATATTGCTGTGTGGAACCAGGCTGAGAAG CAACTGGAAAACAGCCTGAATGAGTTCGGGGAACCATGGAAACTCAACCCTGGAGACGGTGCTTTTTATGGCCCCAAG ATCGACATTAAGATCAAAGACGCTATTGGACGCTACCACCAGTGTGCAACCATTCAGCTGGACTTCCAGCTGCCTATTCGCTTCAACCTGACCTTTGTTGG AAAGGATGGAGATGACAAAGCCCGACCAGTCATCATCCATCGTGCCATCTTGGGCTCGGTGGAAAGGATGATTGCCATTCTCACAGAGAACTATGCAGGGAAATG GCCTCTGTGGCTCTCACCACGTCAGGTGATGTTAGTGCCTGTCAACCCCTCCTGTGAGAATTACGCCAAGAAG GTGTGCAAGCAGTTTTCAGAAGCTGGTTTCATGGCAGAGGCTGACATGGACTCCAGTTGTCTTCTGAACAAGAAAATCCGAAACGCTCAGCTGGCCCAATATAACTTCATTCTTG